The Pedobacter roseus genome contains a region encoding:
- a CDS encoding MarR family winged helix-turn-helix transcriptional regulator: protein MPTQTQEIAARLRSTVTRLTRQLRRQNVSSEFSNAELLTMSLLEQHGKMLSTELADMERVSKQAISQIINRLFDAKCVERFPSEEDKRKIFIGLTKLGEKHIIASRKIKEEWLAQTLEKIFSSEEINLIQAFLPLLSRLVEHNGTRI, encoded by the coding sequence ATGCCCACTCAAACACAAGAGATTGCAGCCAGATTAAGAAGTACAGTTACCCGGCTAACCCGCCAGTTGCGCAGACAGAACGTAAGTTCGGAGTTTAGCAATGCCGAGCTGTTAACCATGTCGCTACTCGAACAACACGGCAAAATGTTATCGACAGAGCTTGCTGATATGGAAAGGGTATCTAAACAGGCCATTTCGCAGATCATTAACCGTTTATTTGATGCAAAATGCGTGGAGCGTTTTCCAAGCGAAGAAGATAAACGCAAAATATTTATCGGTTTAACCAAACTGGGCGAAAAACACATTATTGCCAGTAGAAAAATTAAAGAAGAATGGCTGGCACAAACATTGGAAAAAATATTTTCTTCTGAAGAGATCAACCTGATACAGGCTTTCCTCCCACTCCTTTCGCGCCTGGTAGAACACAACGGAACAAGAATATAG
- a CDS encoding glutathione peroxidase, which produces MISTILILLNLLVSPPKNVYDFSFKTIDGKEIKLSKFKGKKILIVNTASKCGFTPQYEDLEKLQKQYGNKVVLIGFPAGNFGGQEFSTNAEIKEFCTGKYNVSFLLAEKSSVKGDDISPLFKYLTSQTNTEEQGDIKWNFEKFLINEKGELVHRFRSKTKPTDEVIVKNL; this is translated from the coding sequence ATGATCAGCACAATTCTAATCTTATTAAACTTATTGGTGTCGCCACCAAAAAATGTTTACGATTTCAGCTTTAAAACCATTGATGGTAAGGAAATCAAACTTTCTAAATTTAAAGGCAAAAAAATCTTAATTGTTAACACAGCATCTAAATGCGGTTTTACACCACAGTATGAAGATCTGGAAAAACTTCAGAAACAATATGGCAACAAAGTCGTGTTGATCGGTTTTCCGGCAGGTAATTTTGGTGGACAGGAATTTTCTACCAATGCCGAGATTAAAGAGTTTTGTACCGGAAAATACAATGTTTCGTTTTTGCTGGCCGAAAAAAGCAGCGTTAAAGGAGATGACATCAGTCCATTGTTTAAATATTTAACCTCGCAAACCAATACCGAAGAGCAAGGTGATATTAAATGGAATTTTGAGAAATTTTTGATTAACGAAAAAGGAGAGTTGGTACACCGTTTCCGTTCTAAAACAAAACCTACAGACGAAGTGATTGTTAAAAACCTGTAG
- a CDS encoding MFS transporter: protein MSIFRSLRHYNYRLFFTGQAISLIGTWMQRVAISWLVYRLTGSAFLLGLITFLSLIPSLVLAPYAGSYVDRHNKYKILVITQVILMLQAGALALMIWFKVYDMFWIAALSLVQGLVNAFDVTARQSLMVNLIDDKEDLPNAIALNSSMFNAARLIGPALAGVILSTLGEDICFLINFVSFIAVLGCMVMMKLKLTEHQKSKENIWIDLKKGYDYLKSSPDLASMVLMMAASSLLVIPFTTLLPVFAKDIFNGNATTFGWFESAAGFGAFFGAIYMATLKAGQSLQKIVMMSGILLAISVVALAISPSLILALICTGLAALGLMAQTSSINTYLQTHADDVMRGRTLSYYIMAYQGVLPIGSLLMGYLAHLFGTQVVVAFEGVAGLLIVAAFVYNENRRNQLKNKFSLFGS from the coding sequence ATGAGTATTTTTCGTTCGCTAAGGCATTATAATTACAGGTTATTTTTCACAGGTCAGGCTATTTCATTAATTGGTACATGGATGCAGCGCGTAGCCATCAGCTGGTTAGTTTACCGTTTAACAGGTTCAGCATTTTTATTGGGGCTGATTACTTTTTTAAGTTTAATCCCTTCATTGGTGCTTGCACCTTACGCAGGGAGTTATGTTGACAGGCATAACAAGTATAAAATTTTGGTGATTACCCAGGTCATCCTGATGCTACAAGCAGGTGCACTGGCTTTAATGATCTGGTTTAAAGTGTACGATATGTTCTGGATCGCGGCGCTCTCGCTGGTTCAGGGATTAGTGAATGCCTTTGACGTAACGGCACGACAATCGTTAATGGTAAATTTAATTGATGATAAAGAAGATTTACCAAATGCCATTGCGCTTAACTCTTCGATGTTTAATGCGGCAAGGCTGATCGGGCCGGCACTGGCAGGGGTAATTTTGAGTACTTTGGGCGAGGATATCTGTTTTCTGATCAACTTTGTCAGTTTTATCGCGGTGCTGGGCTGTATGGTGATGATGAAATTAAAACTGACTGAACATCAAAAATCTAAAGAAAATATCTGGATTGATCTTAAAAAGGGTTATGATTATTTGAAATCATCTCCTGATCTGGCCTCTATGGTGCTGATGATGGCTGCTTCGAGTTTATTAGTCATTCCATTTACCACTTTACTTCCTGTGTTTGCGAAAGATATATTTAACGGTAATGCAACAACTTTTGGCTGGTTTGAAAGTGCGGCCGGATTTGGGGCGTTTTTTGGAGCCATTTATATGGCCACTTTAAAAGCAGGTCAGAGCCTGCAGAAAATCGTGATGATGTCGGGGATTTTATTGGCCATATCAGTAGTTGCACTGGCCATATCGCCATCGTTAATATTGGCTTTAATCTGTACCGGATTAGCGGCACTGGGTTTAATGGCACAAACTTCATCTATCAATACTTATCTTCAAACTCATGCTGATGATGTGATGAGGGGCAGGACCTTAAGTTATTATATCATGGCCTATCAGGGGGTATTGCCGATCGGAAGTTTATTAATGGGTTATTTGGCACATCTTTTCGGCACGCAAGTGGTTGTGGCTTTTGAAGGTGTTGCCGGTTTATTAATTGTAGCAGCGTTTGTGTATAATGAAAACCGTCGCAATCAGTTGAAGAATAAGTTTTCATTATTTGGCAGTTAG
- a CDS encoding LacI family DNA-binding transcriptional regulator: MSVSTVSKALNNYPTINEYTKKRVQEMARDLHFTPNKSAINLKEKKSRIIGIILPNLLDHFFTRSIYGVEQFATQNGYNVIISQSHDDLEKEIQSANMLLRSRVDGLIVAISKHTQDFAHLDQFENMGIPVVYYTRNPSFNLSCHKVLGNTFQGCYQATKFLIDRGHKKIAYLGGPKMINFTHDRFNGYINALKDNQVPFSAELVAYTDFDKENTVSAIKNLFANPENMPTALVAFKEPILFDAIKYLRSINHPKFNEIECIGFGNTSFISYLDSPPIASIEENPESVGENAIKLLLQLINKEIDIQNYQKVMVDCKLIVHG; this comes from the coding sequence ATGTCAGTATCAACAGTATCAAAAGCCCTTAATAACTACCCCACCATTAACGAATACACTAAGAAGCGGGTACAGGAAATGGCCCGCGATCTGCATTTTACCCCAAATAAATCGGCCATTAACTTAAAGGAAAAAAAATCGCGTATTATTGGTATTATCTTACCCAACCTTTTAGATCATTTTTTTACACGCAGCATTTATGGCGTAGAGCAGTTTGCTACACAAAACGGATATAATGTGATCATCAGTCAATCGCATGATGACCTGGAAAAAGAAATACAATCTGCAAATATGTTGCTCAGAAGCCGTGTTGACGGTTTAATCGTAGCGATATCGAAACATACACAGGATTTTGCCCATCTGGATCAGTTCGAAAACATGGGTATCCCGGTAGTTTATTATACCCGTAATCCGAGCTTCAATTTAAGCTGCCATAAAGTATTGGGCAATACCTTCCAGGGCTGTTACCAGGCAACCAAATTTTTGATCGACAGAGGTCATAAGAAAATCGCTTATTTAGGCGGACCGAAAATGATCAATTTTACACATGATCGCTTTAACGGTTATATTAATGCATTAAAAGATAACCAGGTGCCTTTTTCAGCTGAATTAGTGGCTTATACCGATTTTGATAAAGAAAATACAGTTTCGGCAATTAAGAACTTATTTGCCAACCCGGAAAATATGCCAACAGCTCTTGTTGCTTTTAAAGAGCCTATTTTATTCGATGCCATCAAATACCTGAGATCGATCAACCACCCTAAATTTAACGAAATCGAGTGTATCGGTTTTGGCAATACCTCGTTTATCAGCTACCTCGATTCTCCACCTATTGCCTCAATAGAAGAAAATCCTGAATCGGTAGGCGAAAACGCAATAAAACTATTGCTTCAGCTGATCAATAAAGAAATCGATATTCAGAACTACCAAAAAGTAATGGTAGATTGTAAGTTGATTGTGCACGGGTAA
- a CDS encoding MBL fold metallo-hydrolase has product MALYFTSINSGSNGNCYYVGNDNEAVLVDVGLTCKEVEKRMERLGLSVNKVKAIFISHEHSDHIKGLAVFAKKHKLPVYISTPTLKSSRLLLDSNNTFPLNHLQNIQIGNLKISAFSKFHDAADPYSFTVECNDVRVGVFTDIGAVCDRLITHFKNCHAAFLEANYDTDMLQNGRYPYFLKRRIMGGHGHLSNMQALELFMNHKPEYMSHLLLSHLSKDNNDPELVESLFKSVAGDTFVKVASRYEETELYYVGVNQNTTVSYTFDPSLYQPEQLNLF; this is encoded by the coding sequence ATGGCATTATATTTTACATCAATAAATTCGGGGAGTAACGGTAACTGTTACTATGTGGGGAACGATAACGAAGCCGTTTTGGTTGATGTTGGCCTCACCTGCAAAGAAGTGGAAAAGCGCATGGAACGCCTTGGCTTATCGGTAAATAAGGTGAAGGCAATTTTTATCTCTCACGAACACAGCGACCATATTAAAGGTTTAGCTGTTTTTGCAAAAAAGCACAAACTTCCGGTTTACATCAGTACACCTACCTTAAAAAGCAGCCGGCTTTTGCTCGACTCCAATAATACGTTTCCACTAAACCACCTCCAAAACATCCAGATCGGAAATTTAAAAATCTCCGCATTTTCTAAATTTCATGATGCTGCAGATCCTTACAGTTTCACGGTAGAATGTAATGATGTTAGGGTTGGGGTATTTACCGATATTGGTGCAGTATGCGACCGCTTGATTACGCATTTTAAAAATTGCCACGCCGCATTTTTAGAGGCAAATTACGATACCGATATGTTGCAGAATGGCCGTTATCCTTATTTCTTGAAACGAAGGATTATGGGCGGTCACGGTCACTTAAGCAACATGCAGGCCTTGGAGCTTTTTATGAACCATAAACCTGAATACATGAGCCACTTGTTACTGAGCCATTTATCGAAAGACAATAACGATCCGGAACTGGTTGAAAGCTTATTTAAAAGCGTTGCGGGCGATACTTTTGTAAAAGTAGCTTCGAGATATGAAGAAACCGAACTTTATTATGTTGGAGTCAATCAAAATACAACAGTTTCCTATACATTTGATCCCAGTCTTTATCAGCCAGAGCAGCTTAACCTGTTTTAA